A single window of Phyllostomus discolor isolate MPI-MPIP mPhyDis1 chromosome 13, mPhyDis1.pri.v3, whole genome shotgun sequence DNA harbors:
- the EIF2B1 gene encoding translation initiation factor eIF-2B subunit alpha, translated as MDDRELIGYFKSQMKEDPDMASAVAAIRTLLEFLKRDKGETMQGLRANLTRAIKTLCGVDSSVAVSSGGELFLRFISLTSLEHSDFSKCKEIMIERGELFLRRTSQSRSKIADLCHTFIKDGAKILTHASSRVVLRVLQAAVAAKKRFSVYVTESQPDLSGKKMAKALCRLNVPVTVVLDAAIGYIMEKVDLVIVGAEGVVENGGIINKIGTNQMAVCAKAQNKPFYVVAESFKFVRLFPLNQQDVPDKFKYKAATLLSAQTGQDLREEHPWVDYTSPSLITLLFTDLGVLTPSAVSDELIKLYL; from the exons ATGGACGACAGGG AGTTAATTGGGTACTTTAAGTCTCAGATGAAAGAAGATCCTGACATGGCCTCTGCCGTGGCTGCCATACGGACGTTGCTGGAGTTCCTGAAGCGAGATAAAG GGGAGACGATGCAGGGCCTGCGGGCGAACCTCACCAGAGCCATCAAGACCCTGTGTGGCGTGGACTCCTCGGTGGCCGTGTCCTCGGGCGGGGAGCTCTTCCTGCGCTTCATCAGCCTCACCTCCCTGGAGCACTCC GATTTCTCCAAATGTAAGGAGATCATGATTGAGCGGGGAGAGCTTTTCCTCAGGAGAACGTCGCAGTCGAGAAGCAAGATCGCGGATCTGTGCCATACTTTCATCAAAGACGGGGCA AAAATACTGACTCACGCCTCCTCCAGAGTGGTGCTGAGGGTCCTGCAGGCGGCTGTGGCGGCCAAGAAGCGCTTCAGTGTGTACGTCACTGAGTCCCAGCCGGACCTATCCGG GAAGAAAATGGCCAAAGCTCTCTGCCGGCTCAATGTCCCTGTCACCGTGGTCCTGGATGCTGCTATCGG CTACATCATGGAGAAAGTGGACCTCGTCATAGTCGGTGCCGAAGGAGTCGTGGAAAACGGAGGGATCATTAACAAG ATTGGAACCAACCAGATGGCCGTGTGCGCCAAAGCGCAGAACAAGCCGTTTTACGTGGTTGCGGAGAGTTTCAAGTTTGTGCGGCTCTTCCCGCTAAACCAGCAGGACGTCCCGGATAAGTTTAAG taCAAGGCAGCCACTCTGCTGTCGGCGCAGACGGGACAGGATCTCCGAGAGGAGCACCCGTGGGTCGACTACACCTCCCCCTCCTTGATCACGCTGCTGTTTACGGACCTGGGGGTGCTGACGCCGTCCGCGGTCAGCGACGAGCTCATCAAGCTGTACCTGTGA
- the GTF2H3 gene encoding general transcription factor IIH subunit 3, translating to MASDEDELNLLVIVVDTNPIWWGKQALKGSQFTLSKCMDAVMVLGNSHLFMNRSNKLAVIASHIQESRFLYPGKNGSLGDFFGDPGKTPAELTPSGSKDGKYELLTAANEVIVEEIKDLMTKSDIKGQHTETLLAGSLAKALCYIHRMNKEVKDNQEMKSRILVVKAAEDSALQYMNFMNVIFAAQKQNILIDACVLDSDSGLLQQACDITGGVYLKVPQMPSLLQYLLWVFLPDQDQRPQLTLPPPVHVDYRAACFCHRNLIEIGYVCSVCLSIFCNFSPICTTCETAFKISLPPVLKAKKKKLKVSA from the exons ATGGCCTCCGACG AAGATGAACTGAACCTTCTAGTTATCGTAGTTGACACCAACCCGATTTGGTGGGGAAAGCAAGCATTAAAGGGATCCCAG TTCACCTTATCAAAATGCATGGACGCGGTCATGGTGCTGGGGAACTCGCACCTGTTCATGAACCGTTCCAACAAGCTCGCGGTCATAGCCAGTCACATTCAGGAAAG CCGGTTCTTGTATCCTGGAAAGAATGGCAGCCTGGGAGACTTCTTTGGGGACCCTGGCAAGACTCCTGCTGAGCTCACCCCCTCGGGGAGTAAAGACGGGAAGTACGAGCTGTTAACAGCAGCAAATGAAGTCATTGTCGAAGAGATTAAAGATCTGATGACCAAGa GTGACATAAAGGGCCAGCACACAGAAACCCTGCTGGCAGGATCCCTCGCCAAAGCTCTCTGCT ACATTCATAGAATGAATAAGGAAGTTAAAG ATAATCAGGAAATGAAGTCAAGGATATTG GTGGTCAAGGCGGCGGAGGACAGCGCGCTGCAGTACATGAACTTCATGAACGTCATCTTCGCCGCGCAGAAACAG AATATTTTGATCGACGCCTGTGTGTTGGACTCCGACTCAGGACTCCTCCAGCAG GCGTGTGACATCACAGGGGGAGTGTACCTGAAGGTGCCGCAGATGCCCTCCCTGCTGCAGTACTTGCTG TGGGTCTTTCTTCCTGATCAGGACCAGAGGCCTCAGCTGACCCTCCCGCCCCCCGTGCACGTGGACTACCGGGCTGCGTGCTTCTGCCACCGAAACCTCATTGAGATCGGCTACGTCTGTTCTGTGTGCTTGTCAA TATTCTGCAACTTCAGCCCCATCTGCACCACCTGCGA GACTGCCTTCAAGATCTCGCTGCCTCCCGTGCTGAAGGCCaagaagaagaagctgaaagTGTCTGCGTGA